From one Magnolia sinica isolate HGM2019 chromosome 18, MsV1, whole genome shotgun sequence genomic stretch:
- the LOC131232372 gene encoding MYB-like transcription factor ODO1: protein MGRQPCCDKLGVKKGPWTAEEDKKLINFILTNDQCCWRAVPKLAGLLRCGKSCRLRWTNYLRPDLKRGLLNDAEEQLVIDLHARLGNRFSSPPFLSFYLHTTCLVLDTGSQISARRY, encoded by the coding sequence ATGGGCAGGCAACCATGCTGCGACAAGCTAGGTGTGAAGAAGGGACCATGGACAGCTGAGGAAGacaagaagctcatcaacttcaTCCTCACCAATGATCAGTGCTGCTGGCGGGCCGTCCCGAAGCTCGCCGGCCTCCTACGTTGTGGCAAGAGCTGCAGGCTCCGATGGACTAACTACCTTAGGCCTGATCTCAAGAGAGGCCTCTTGAACGACGCTGAGGAGCAATTGGTTATTGACCTCCATGCCCGCTTAGGAAATAGGTTTTCTTCTCCACCCTTTCTCTCCTTTTATCTTCACACCACTTGTTTAGTCCTCGACACCGGTAGCCAGATTAGTGCCAGGAGATATTGA